The following are encoded together in the Coffea arabica cultivar ET-39 chromosome 1c, Coffea Arabica ET-39 HiFi, whole genome shotgun sequence genome:
- the LOC113733242 gene encoding uncharacterized protein gives MEEAGQALELYQLDYSDLILLSSAKDSSSSSFQQIQRLQLITQTVMENLGPTGPGLIAVKSVPVASNLRRSLLPLARKLALLNYEDQNRILKEHNLGSDVPLKNLDRIVSSFASQLNYNRTDMDGTEGEAIVVNDDIERHKDELSAEFENLQHDFKELGIRLMEIGLCLARICDGVIGSRELEQSLLESCTAKGRLIHYHSTVDNCIIKQAAKRKGLSNGRCPANGTTKASLQRALARSSCGGRADLWQQWHYDYGIFTVLTDPMFILSSDQEFPSPSGHTYLKIFHPEKDSVFMVKAPPESVIVQVGEAADILSKGMLRATLHCVCKPVDLVELSRETFVVFLQPAWSRTFSLLDYPAERLKSGYQQADLSAKDNHDAELEPKDLFREIHNIVPPLSLRMRHGMTFAEFSRETTKQYYGGSGLQSKR, from the exons ATGGAGGAGGCAGGACAAGCGTTGGAACTCTACCAACTCGATTACTCTGATCTGATCCTCTTATCTTCTGCCAAAGactcatcttcttcatcttttcAACAAATCCAACGGCTGCAATTAATCACCCAAACCGTGATGGAAAACCTAGGCCCCACCGGACCCGGCCTAATCGCAGTCAAGTCCGTCCCCGTTGCATCCAATCTTCGCAGAAGTCTTCTTCCTCTAGCCCGCAAACTCGCTCTACTCAACTACGAGGATCAAAACCGCATCCTCAAG GAGCATAATCTGGGGAGTGATGTTCCATTGAAGAACTTAGATAGGATAGTATCGTCTTTTGCCTCACAGTTAAACTATAATAGAACAGATATGGATGGCACCGAGGGTGAGGCGATAGTCGTGAATGATGACATAGAGAGGCATAAAGATGAGTTGTCTGCAGAATTTGAGAATCTCCAACATGACTTTAAGGAGCTAGGGATCAGGCTGATGGAGATTGGACTTTGTCTCGCACGAATTTGTGATGGGGTTATTGGTAGCCGAGAGCTTGAGCAGAGCTTGTTGGAATCCTGCACCGCAAAAGGGCGGCTGATACACTATCATTCCACTGTTGATAATTGTATAATCAAACAAGCTGCTAAAAGAAAGGGACTGTCTAACGGCAGATGTCCAGCTAATGGGACAACAAAAGCAAGTTTACAGAGGGCTCTTGCCAGATCATCATGTGGTGGCCGGGCTGATTTATGGCAACAATGGCATTATGATTATGGAATATTTACGGTTTTAACAGATCCAATGTTCATACTGAGTAGTGATCAAGAGTTCCCCTCTCCTAGTGGGCATACATATTTGAAGATATTTCATCCAGAAAAGGATTCTGTGTTTATGGTCAAGGCGCCTCCCGAAAGTGTCATCGTTCAGGTTGGGGAAGCAGCTGATATATTGTCAAAAGGGATGCTTCGGGCCACCCTTCATTGTGTTTGTAAGCCGGTCGACCTGGTAGAGTTGAGCAGGGAAACCTTTGTTGTCTTTTTGCAGCCAGCTTGGAGCAGAACTTTCTCCCTCTTGGATTACCCTGCGGAGCGCTTAAAATCAGGGTACCAACAAGCTGACTTGTCCGCTAAGGATAATCACGATGCAGAGCTGGAACCAAAGGATTTATTTCGAGAGATTCATAACATAGTGCCAC
- the LOC113733210 gene encoding serine/threonine-protein kinase Nek2-like isoform X1, whose amino-acid sequence MENYEILEQIGKGSFGSALLVRHKLEKKRYVLKKIRLARQTDRTRRSAHQEVSQRIQKAPTLLMAPQAYLSKGISVTMELLSRARNPFIVEYKDSWVEKGCYVCIVIGYCEGGDMAEAIKKANGVHFPKEKLCRWLVQLLMALDYLHSNYILHRDVKCSNIFLTKDQDIRLGDFGLAKVLTSDDLASSVVGTPSYMCPELLADIPYGSKSDIWSLGCCMYEMTAYKPAFKAFDMQGLINKINKSIVAPLPTMYSGAFRGVIKSMLRKNPELRPSAADLLRHPHLQPYVLKIHLKSNCPRRHTIPVEWPSSNLLTKTRFLEPEPVPPFSDKERRQSFGNNRALNPSISGTEMDSPRSSEKVKYFTSHMEKKFSCLSIGSTSDDFGVKKALPMPSKVSTAVKTPKLTSAKVSSTPRIHTVPSKIPNPGSTRELLPVSHAPTNKPSRSARRVSLPISSRAVKLEAPYIPNTRLQNSLDSLDVSVNAPRIDRMVEFPLISSEDNLFPIRRCSSTSAQCSPASPYSRDLSITKDKCTIQILGPTLSAAPRIAEPTLGVQQYGSECSEHNEATVASSRSSSDSRQRRFDTSSFQQRAEALEGLLEFSAQLMQQERFEELAVLLKPFGPEKVSPRETAIWLTKSFKGNVA is encoded by the exons atggaaaattacgAGATACTGGAGCAGATTGGTAAAGGTTCCTTTGGTTCGGCTTTACTCGTGAGGcataaacttgaaaaaaaaag GTATGTCTTAAAAAAGATACGTCTTGCTCGCCAAACCGACAGAACGCGCAGGTCTGCCCACCAGGAGGTCAGTCAACGAATACAAAAAGCTCCAACTCTACTTATGGCACCTCAGGCATACCTTTCAAAAGGCATTTCAGTAACC ATGGAGCTTCTTTCTAGAGCACGAAACCCATTTATCGTCGAGTACAAAGATTCCTGGGTAGAAAAG GGTTGTTACGTGTGCATTGTTATAGGATATTGTGAAGGAGGAGACAT GGCGGAGGCTATTAAGAAGGCAAATGGTGTTCATTTTCCCAAGGAG AAGCTTTGCAGATGGCTCGTTCAATTGCTGATGGCACTTGATTACTTGCATAGTAATTATATTCTTCACCGCGATGTCAAG TGCTCAAatatttttttgaccaaagatCAAGACATTCGTCTAG GTGATTTTGGTCTTGCTAAAGTATTGACTTCTGATGATCTTGCTTCCTCA GTCGTTGGCACTCCGAGCTACATGTGCCCAGAGCTTCTTGCAGATATACCTTATGGATCCAAGTCTGATATCTGGTCTTTGG GATGCTGCATGTATGAAATGACTGCGTACAAGCCTGCATTTAAAGCTTTT GACATGCAAGGCttgattaataaaataaacaaatctATTGTCGCACCGCTTCCTACTATGTATTCTGGTGCATT TCGCGGCGTAATTAAGAGCATGCTGAGAAAAAACCCAGAACTCAGACCTAGT GCTGCAGATTTGCTCAGACACCCACATCTTCAGCCATATGTCCTAAAGATCCATCTGAAATCTAATTGTCCTAGACGACACACCATTCCAGTTGAATGGCCCAGTTCCAACCTTTTGACAAAGACCAGATTTTTGGAGCCTGAACCTGTTCCTCCATTTTCTGATAAGGAAAGAAGGCAATCTTTTGGCAATAACAGAGCCCTGAATCCTAGTATTTCTGGAACTGAGATGGACTCTCCTCGTTCCTCTGAAAAAGTCAAATATTTTACGAGCCATATGGAGAAGAAATTCTCATGCTTGTCTATTGGTAGTACCAGTGATGATTTCGGGGTTAAGAAGGCCTTGCCTATGCCCTCAAAGGTTTCAACTGCTGTCAAAACACCCAAATTGACTTCAGCAAAAGTCTCTTCCACTCCTAGGATACATACAGTTCCATCCAAGATACCCAATCCTGGTTCAACTCGTGAGTTG CTTCCTGTATCACATGCCCCAACAAATAAACCATCTAGATCAGCACGTAGAGTGTCTCTTCCAATTTCATCGAGAGCTGTAAAGTTGGAGGCACCTTATATACCCAACACTCGCCTCCAAAACAGTCTGGACTCACTGGATGTTTCAGTTAATGCTCCACGTATTGACAGAATGGTAGAATTTCCCTTGATTTCCTCTGAGGATAATCTATTCCCCATCCGCAGATGTTCATCTACATCTGCTCAGTGTTCTCCTGCCTCACCATATAGTCGCGACCTTTCAATCACCAAAGACAAATGCACAATCCAAATACTTGGCCCAACACTTTCAGCGGCACCACGAATTGCCGAGCCTACTCTTGGAGTTCAACAATATGGAAGTGAATGTTCGGAGCATAATGAAGCAACTGTTGCTTCAAGCCGATCGTCTTCAGATTCTCGGCAGCGTAGGTTTGACACATCATCATTCCAGCAAAGAGCTGAAGCATTGGAAGGATTGCTCGAGTTTAGTGCACAATTAATGCAGCAAGAACGCTTCGAAGAACTTGCAGTGTTACTGAAGCCATTTGGACCAGAGAAGGTTTCTCCTAGAGAAACTGCTATTTGGTTGACAAAGAGCTTCAAGGGGAACGTTGCCTGA
- the LOC113733210 gene encoding serine/threonine-protein kinase Nek2-like isoform X3, with product MENYEILEQIGKGSFGSALLVRHKLEKKRYVLKKIRLARQTDRTRRSAHQEMELLSRARNPFIVEYKDSWVEKGCYVCIVIGYCEGGDMAEAIKKANGVHFPKEKLCRWLVQLLMALDYLHSNYILHRDVKCSNIFLTKDQDIRLGDFGLAKVLTSDDLASSVVGTPSYMCPELLADIPYGSKSDIWSLGCCMYEMTAYKPAFKAFDMQGLINKINKSIVAPLPTMYSGAFRGVIKSMLRKNPELRPSAADLLRHPHLQPYVLKIHLKSNCPRRHTIPVEWPSSNLLTKTRFLEPEPVPPFSDKERRQSFGNNRALNPSISGTEMDSPRSSEKVKYFTSHMEKKFSCLSIGSTSDDFGVKKALPMPSKVSTAVKTPKLTSAKVSSTPRIHTVPSKIPNPGSTRELLPVSHAPTNKPSRSARRVSLPISSRAVKLEAPYIPNTRLQNSLDSLDVSVNAPRIDRMVEFPLISSEDNLFPIRRCSSTSAQCSPASPYSRDLSITKDKCTIQILGPTLSAAPRIAEPTLGVQQYGSECSEHNEATVASSRSSSDSRQRRFDTSSFQQRAEALEGLLEFSAQLMQQERFEELAVLLKPFGPEKVSPRETAIWLTKSFKGNVA from the exons atggaaaattacgAGATACTGGAGCAGATTGGTAAAGGTTCCTTTGGTTCGGCTTTACTCGTGAGGcataaacttgaaaaaaaaag GTATGTCTTAAAAAAGATACGTCTTGCTCGCCAAACCGACAGAACGCGCAGGTCTGCCCACCAGGAG ATGGAGCTTCTTTCTAGAGCACGAAACCCATTTATCGTCGAGTACAAAGATTCCTGGGTAGAAAAG GGTTGTTACGTGTGCATTGTTATAGGATATTGTGAAGGAGGAGACAT GGCGGAGGCTATTAAGAAGGCAAATGGTGTTCATTTTCCCAAGGAG AAGCTTTGCAGATGGCTCGTTCAATTGCTGATGGCACTTGATTACTTGCATAGTAATTATATTCTTCACCGCGATGTCAAG TGCTCAAatatttttttgaccaaagatCAAGACATTCGTCTAG GTGATTTTGGTCTTGCTAAAGTATTGACTTCTGATGATCTTGCTTCCTCA GTCGTTGGCACTCCGAGCTACATGTGCCCAGAGCTTCTTGCAGATATACCTTATGGATCCAAGTCTGATATCTGGTCTTTGG GATGCTGCATGTATGAAATGACTGCGTACAAGCCTGCATTTAAAGCTTTT GACATGCAAGGCttgattaataaaataaacaaatctATTGTCGCACCGCTTCCTACTATGTATTCTGGTGCATT TCGCGGCGTAATTAAGAGCATGCTGAGAAAAAACCCAGAACTCAGACCTAGT GCTGCAGATTTGCTCAGACACCCACATCTTCAGCCATATGTCCTAAAGATCCATCTGAAATCTAATTGTCCTAGACGACACACCATTCCAGTTGAATGGCCCAGTTCCAACCTTTTGACAAAGACCAGATTTTTGGAGCCTGAACCTGTTCCTCCATTTTCTGATAAGGAAAGAAGGCAATCTTTTGGCAATAACAGAGCCCTGAATCCTAGTATTTCTGGAACTGAGATGGACTCTCCTCGTTCCTCTGAAAAAGTCAAATATTTTACGAGCCATATGGAGAAGAAATTCTCATGCTTGTCTATTGGTAGTACCAGTGATGATTTCGGGGTTAAGAAGGCCTTGCCTATGCCCTCAAAGGTTTCAACTGCTGTCAAAACACCCAAATTGACTTCAGCAAAAGTCTCTTCCACTCCTAGGATACATACAGTTCCATCCAAGATACCCAATCCTGGTTCAACTCGTGAGTTG CTTCCTGTATCACATGCCCCAACAAATAAACCATCTAGATCAGCACGTAGAGTGTCTCTTCCAATTTCATCGAGAGCTGTAAAGTTGGAGGCACCTTATATACCCAACACTCGCCTCCAAAACAGTCTGGACTCACTGGATGTTTCAGTTAATGCTCCACGTATTGACAGAATGGTAGAATTTCCCTTGATTTCCTCTGAGGATAATCTATTCCCCATCCGCAGATGTTCATCTACATCTGCTCAGTGTTCTCCTGCCTCACCATATAGTCGCGACCTTTCAATCACCAAAGACAAATGCACAATCCAAATACTTGGCCCAACACTTTCAGCGGCACCACGAATTGCCGAGCCTACTCTTGGAGTTCAACAATATGGAAGTGAATGTTCGGAGCATAATGAAGCAACTGTTGCTTCAAGCCGATCGTCTTCAGATTCTCGGCAGCGTAGGTTTGACACATCATCATTCCAGCAAAGAGCTGAAGCATTGGAAGGATTGCTCGAGTTTAGTGCACAATTAATGCAGCAAGAACGCTTCGAAGAACTTGCAGTGTTACTGAAGCCATTTGGACCAGAGAAGGTTTCTCCTAGAGAAACTGCTATTTGGTTGACAAAGAGCTTCAAGGGGAACGTTGCCTGA
- the LOC113733210 gene encoding serine/threonine-protein kinase Nek2-like isoform X2 yields the protein MENYEILEQIGKGSFGSALLVRHKLEKKRYVLKKIRLARQTDRTRRSAHQEVSQRIQKAPTLLMAPQAYLSKGISVTMELLSRARNPFIVEYKDSWVEKGCYVCIVIGYCEGGDMAEAIKKANGVHFPKEKLCRWLVQLLMALDYLHSNYILHRDVKCSNIFLTKDQDIRLGDFGLAKVVGTPSYMCPELLADIPYGSKSDIWSLGCCMYEMTAYKPAFKAFDMQGLINKINKSIVAPLPTMYSGAFRGVIKSMLRKNPELRPSAADLLRHPHLQPYVLKIHLKSNCPRRHTIPVEWPSSNLLTKTRFLEPEPVPPFSDKERRQSFGNNRALNPSISGTEMDSPRSSEKVKYFTSHMEKKFSCLSIGSTSDDFGVKKALPMPSKVSTAVKTPKLTSAKVSSTPRIHTVPSKIPNPGSTRELLPVSHAPTNKPSRSARRVSLPISSRAVKLEAPYIPNTRLQNSLDSLDVSVNAPRIDRMVEFPLISSEDNLFPIRRCSSTSAQCSPASPYSRDLSITKDKCTIQILGPTLSAAPRIAEPTLGVQQYGSECSEHNEATVASSRSSSDSRQRRFDTSSFQQRAEALEGLLEFSAQLMQQERFEELAVLLKPFGPEKVSPRETAIWLTKSFKGNVA from the exons atggaaaattacgAGATACTGGAGCAGATTGGTAAAGGTTCCTTTGGTTCGGCTTTACTCGTGAGGcataaacttgaaaaaaaaag GTATGTCTTAAAAAAGATACGTCTTGCTCGCCAAACCGACAGAACGCGCAGGTCTGCCCACCAGGAGGTCAGTCAACGAATACAAAAAGCTCCAACTCTACTTATGGCACCTCAGGCATACCTTTCAAAAGGCATTTCAGTAACC ATGGAGCTTCTTTCTAGAGCACGAAACCCATTTATCGTCGAGTACAAAGATTCCTGGGTAGAAAAG GGTTGTTACGTGTGCATTGTTATAGGATATTGTGAAGGAGGAGACAT GGCGGAGGCTATTAAGAAGGCAAATGGTGTTCATTTTCCCAAGGAG AAGCTTTGCAGATGGCTCGTTCAATTGCTGATGGCACTTGATTACTTGCATAGTAATTATATTCTTCACCGCGATGTCAAG TGCTCAAatatttttttgaccaaagatCAAGACATTCGTCTAG GTGATTTTGGTCTTGCTAAA GTCGTTGGCACTCCGAGCTACATGTGCCCAGAGCTTCTTGCAGATATACCTTATGGATCCAAGTCTGATATCTGGTCTTTGG GATGCTGCATGTATGAAATGACTGCGTACAAGCCTGCATTTAAAGCTTTT GACATGCAAGGCttgattaataaaataaacaaatctATTGTCGCACCGCTTCCTACTATGTATTCTGGTGCATT TCGCGGCGTAATTAAGAGCATGCTGAGAAAAAACCCAGAACTCAGACCTAGT GCTGCAGATTTGCTCAGACACCCACATCTTCAGCCATATGTCCTAAAGATCCATCTGAAATCTAATTGTCCTAGACGACACACCATTCCAGTTGAATGGCCCAGTTCCAACCTTTTGACAAAGACCAGATTTTTGGAGCCTGAACCTGTTCCTCCATTTTCTGATAAGGAAAGAAGGCAATCTTTTGGCAATAACAGAGCCCTGAATCCTAGTATTTCTGGAACTGAGATGGACTCTCCTCGTTCCTCTGAAAAAGTCAAATATTTTACGAGCCATATGGAGAAGAAATTCTCATGCTTGTCTATTGGTAGTACCAGTGATGATTTCGGGGTTAAGAAGGCCTTGCCTATGCCCTCAAAGGTTTCAACTGCTGTCAAAACACCCAAATTGACTTCAGCAAAAGTCTCTTCCACTCCTAGGATACATACAGTTCCATCCAAGATACCCAATCCTGGTTCAACTCGTGAGTTG CTTCCTGTATCACATGCCCCAACAAATAAACCATCTAGATCAGCACGTAGAGTGTCTCTTCCAATTTCATCGAGAGCTGTAAAGTTGGAGGCACCTTATATACCCAACACTCGCCTCCAAAACAGTCTGGACTCACTGGATGTTTCAGTTAATGCTCCACGTATTGACAGAATGGTAGAATTTCCCTTGATTTCCTCTGAGGATAATCTATTCCCCATCCGCAGATGTTCATCTACATCTGCTCAGTGTTCTCCTGCCTCACCATATAGTCGCGACCTTTCAATCACCAAAGACAAATGCACAATCCAAATACTTGGCCCAACACTTTCAGCGGCACCACGAATTGCCGAGCCTACTCTTGGAGTTCAACAATATGGAAGTGAATGTTCGGAGCATAATGAAGCAACTGTTGCTTCAAGCCGATCGTCTTCAGATTCTCGGCAGCGTAGGTTTGACACATCATCATTCCAGCAAAGAGCTGAAGCATTGGAAGGATTGCTCGAGTTTAGTGCACAATTAATGCAGCAAGAACGCTTCGAAGAACTTGCAGTGTTACTGAAGCCATTTGGACCAGAGAAGGTTTCTCCTAGAGAAACTGCTATTTGGTTGACAAAGAGCTTCAAGGGGAACGTTGCCTGA
- the LOC113733210 gene encoding serine/threonine-protein kinase Nek2-like isoform X4 produces MELLSRARNPFIVEYKDSWVEKGCYVCIVIGYCEGGDMAEAIKKANGVHFPKEKLCRWLVQLLMALDYLHSNYILHRDVKCSNIFLTKDQDIRLGDFGLAKVLTSDDLASSVVGTPSYMCPELLADIPYGSKSDIWSLGCCMYEMTAYKPAFKAFDMQGLINKINKSIVAPLPTMYSGAFRGVIKSMLRKNPELRPSAADLLRHPHLQPYVLKIHLKSNCPRRHTIPVEWPSSNLLTKTRFLEPEPVPPFSDKERRQSFGNNRALNPSISGTEMDSPRSSEKVKYFTSHMEKKFSCLSIGSTSDDFGVKKALPMPSKVSTAVKTPKLTSAKVSSTPRIHTVPSKIPNPGSTRELLPVSHAPTNKPSRSARRVSLPISSRAVKLEAPYIPNTRLQNSLDSLDVSVNAPRIDRMVEFPLISSEDNLFPIRRCSSTSAQCSPASPYSRDLSITKDKCTIQILGPTLSAAPRIAEPTLGVQQYGSECSEHNEATVASSRSSSDSRQRRFDTSSFQQRAEALEGLLEFSAQLMQQERFEELAVLLKPFGPEKVSPRETAIWLTKSFKGNVA; encoded by the exons ATGGAGCTTCTTTCTAGAGCACGAAACCCATTTATCGTCGAGTACAAAGATTCCTGGGTAGAAAAG GGTTGTTACGTGTGCATTGTTATAGGATATTGTGAAGGAGGAGACAT GGCGGAGGCTATTAAGAAGGCAAATGGTGTTCATTTTCCCAAGGAG AAGCTTTGCAGATGGCTCGTTCAATTGCTGATGGCACTTGATTACTTGCATAGTAATTATATTCTTCACCGCGATGTCAAG TGCTCAAatatttttttgaccaaagatCAAGACATTCGTCTAG GTGATTTTGGTCTTGCTAAAGTATTGACTTCTGATGATCTTGCTTCCTCA GTCGTTGGCACTCCGAGCTACATGTGCCCAGAGCTTCTTGCAGATATACCTTATGGATCCAAGTCTGATATCTGGTCTTTGG GATGCTGCATGTATGAAATGACTGCGTACAAGCCTGCATTTAAAGCTTTT GACATGCAAGGCttgattaataaaataaacaaatctATTGTCGCACCGCTTCCTACTATGTATTCTGGTGCATT TCGCGGCGTAATTAAGAGCATGCTGAGAAAAAACCCAGAACTCAGACCTAGT GCTGCAGATTTGCTCAGACACCCACATCTTCAGCCATATGTCCTAAAGATCCATCTGAAATCTAATTGTCCTAGACGACACACCATTCCAGTTGAATGGCCCAGTTCCAACCTTTTGACAAAGACCAGATTTTTGGAGCCTGAACCTGTTCCTCCATTTTCTGATAAGGAAAGAAGGCAATCTTTTGGCAATAACAGAGCCCTGAATCCTAGTATTTCTGGAACTGAGATGGACTCTCCTCGTTCCTCTGAAAAAGTCAAATATTTTACGAGCCATATGGAGAAGAAATTCTCATGCTTGTCTATTGGTAGTACCAGTGATGATTTCGGGGTTAAGAAGGCCTTGCCTATGCCCTCAAAGGTTTCAACTGCTGTCAAAACACCCAAATTGACTTCAGCAAAAGTCTCTTCCACTCCTAGGATACATACAGTTCCATCCAAGATACCCAATCCTGGTTCAACTCGTGAGTTG CTTCCTGTATCACATGCCCCAACAAATAAACCATCTAGATCAGCACGTAGAGTGTCTCTTCCAATTTCATCGAGAGCTGTAAAGTTGGAGGCACCTTATATACCCAACACTCGCCTCCAAAACAGTCTGGACTCACTGGATGTTTCAGTTAATGCTCCACGTATTGACAGAATGGTAGAATTTCCCTTGATTTCCTCTGAGGATAATCTATTCCCCATCCGCAGATGTTCATCTACATCTGCTCAGTGTTCTCCTGCCTCACCATATAGTCGCGACCTTTCAATCACCAAAGACAAATGCACAATCCAAATACTTGGCCCAACACTTTCAGCGGCACCACGAATTGCCGAGCCTACTCTTGGAGTTCAACAATATGGAAGTGAATGTTCGGAGCATAATGAAGCAACTGTTGCTTCAAGCCGATCGTCTTCAGATTCTCGGCAGCGTAGGTTTGACACATCATCATTCCAGCAAAGAGCTGAAGCATTGGAAGGATTGCTCGAGTTTAGTGCACAATTAATGCAGCAAGAACGCTTCGAAGAACTTGCAGTGTTACTGAAGCCATTTGGACCAGAGAAGGTTTCTCCTAGAGAAACTGCTATTTGGTTGACAAAGAGCTTCAAGGGGAACGTTGCCTGA